The following are encoded together in the Triticum dicoccoides isolate Atlit2015 ecotype Zavitan chromosome 6B, WEW_v2.0, whole genome shotgun sequence genome:
- the LOC119322323 gene encoding uncharacterized protein LOC119322323 isoform X1 gives MDPARSVGGHRSRSIRRRANVSLMWMVSDIAERNRDMPFMLDDGSGNIDFIRCRDDGFCTIVFPKMHVHGIAISRTNGNEDCAFLFKITARWYIILASDLGVFELLPSAIVQSQNFIVITSIFYISWYCSHHTIAESLLERIINQWCAKLN, from the exons ATGGATCCAGCTCGATCTGTCGGCGGGCACAGATCTAGATCCATCCGGCGGAGAGCCAAC GTTAGTCTCATGTGGATGGTCAGCGACATTGCAGAGCGGAACAGGGACATGCCCTTCATGCTCGACGATGGCAGCGGCAACATTGATTTCATCAGATG CAGAGATGATGGATTTTGTACTATTGTATTTCCGAAAATGCATGTACACGGAATTGCTATCTCAAGGACTAATGGAAATGAAGATTGCGCGTTTTTGTTTAAGATTACTGCTAGATGGTATATTATTCTCGCTTCAGATTTAGGAGTGTTCGAATTGCTACCTAGTGCAATTGTCCAGTCTCAAAATTTCATTGTTATTACTAGCATATTCTATATTTCTTGGTATTGTTCACACCACACCATTGCTGAAAGCCTACTAGAAAGAATAATTAATCAATGGTGTGCTAAATTAAACTAA
- the LOC119322323 gene encoding uncharacterized protein LOC119322323 isoform X2, whose product MDPARSVGGHRSRSIRRRANVSLMWMVSDIAERNRDMPFMLDDGSGNIDFIRCRDDGFCTIVFPKMHVHGIAISRTNGNEDCAFLFKITARWFGNVEIEVFK is encoded by the exons ATGGATCCAGCTCGATCTGTCGGCGGGCACAGATCTAGATCCATCCGGCGGAGAGCCAAC GTTAGTCTCATGTGGATGGTCAGCGACATTGCAGAGCGGAACAGGGACATGCCCTTCATGCTCGACGATGGCAGCGGCAACATTGATTTCATCAGATG CAGAGATGATGGATTTTGTACTATTGTATTTCCGAAAATGCATGTACACGGAATTGCTATCTCAAGGACTAATGGAAATGAAGATTGCGCGTTTTTGTTTAAGATTACTGCTAGATG GTTTGGCAATGTGGAGATTGAAGTTTTTAAGTAG